In Cedecea neteri, a single genomic region encodes these proteins:
- the hflK gene encoding FtsH protease activity modulator HflK: MAWNQPGNNGQDRDPWGSSKPGGDSGGNKGGRDQGPPDLDDIFRKLSKKLGGLGGGKSGGNGGGNASQGPGNPIGGRVIGIVAAAAVIIWAATGFYTIKEAERGVVTRFGKFSHLVEPGLNWKPTFIDSVQAVNVESVRELAASGVMLTSDENVVRVEMNVQYRVTDPQRYLFSVTSADDSLRQATDSALRGVIGKYTMDKILTEGRTVIRSDTQRELEETIKPYNMGITLLDVNFQTARPPEEVKAAFDDAIAARENEQQYIREAEAYSNEVQPRANGQAQRILEEARAYKAQTVLEAQGEVARFAKMLPEYKAAPQITRERLYIETMEKVLSHTRKVLVNDKGGNLMVLPLDQMLKGGAQQPAAKSDNSAANNLLRLPPASSSSSSASTSSSSSSGDIMDQRRANALRNDTQRVGSE, from the coding sequence ATGGCGTGGAATCAGCCCGGTAATAACGGACAGGACCGCGACCCGTGGGGAAGCAGCAAGCCTGGCGGCGACTCTGGGGGTAACAAAGGAGGGCGCGATCAGGGGCCACCTGATCTGGATGATATCTTCCGCAAACTGAGCAAAAAGCTCGGCGGCCTTGGCGGTGGGAAAAGCGGTGGCAACGGCGGTGGTAATGCATCGCAGGGGCCTGGCAATCCTATTGGTGGTCGTGTAATCGGTATTGTGGCTGCAGCCGCGGTCATTATTTGGGCCGCAACCGGGTTCTATACCATTAAAGAAGCCGAACGCGGTGTTGTGACCCGCTTTGGTAAATTCAGCCATCTCGTTGAGCCGGGTCTGAACTGGAAACCGACGTTTATCGACAGCGTTCAGGCAGTGAACGTTGAGTCGGTACGTGAACTTGCTGCGTCCGGTGTGATGCTGACTTCTGACGAAAACGTCGTGCGCGTTGAGATGAACGTTCAGTACCGCGTGACCGATCCACAGCGTTATCTGTTTAGCGTGACCAGTGCGGATGACAGCCTGCGTCAGGCCACCGACAGCGCTCTGCGTGGCGTTATCGGTAAATACACCATGGATAAGATCCTTACCGAGGGTCGTACCGTAATTCGTAGCGATACCCAGCGTGAGCTTGAAGAAACCATCAAGCCTTACAACATGGGCATCACGCTGCTGGACGTAAACTTCCAGACGGCACGTCCGCCGGAAGAAGTTAAGGCCGCCTTTGATGATGCTATTGCCGCTCGTGAGAACGAACAGCAGTACATTCGTGAAGCGGAAGCTTACAGCAACGAAGTGCAGCCTCGTGCGAACGGCCAGGCTCAGCGTATTCTGGAAGAAGCTCGTGCTTATAAAGCACAGACCGTTCTGGAAGCGCAGGGTGAAGTGGCTCGCTTCGCTAAGATGCTGCCAGAATATAAAGCCGCACCGCAAATCACCCGCGAGCGTCTGTATATCGAGACCATGGAAAAAGTCCTTAGCCACACCCGTAAAGTGCTGGTTAACGATAAAGGTGGCAACCTGATGGTGCTGCCGTTGGATCAGATGTTGAAGGGCGGCGCTCAGCAGCCGGCCGCGAAGAGCGATAACAGTGCAGCGAATAATCTGCTGCGTCTGCCGCCAGCGTCCAGCTCAAGCAGCAGTGCCAGCACCTCTTCGTCCTCCTCGAGTGGCGATATCATGGATCAGCGTCGTGCCAATGCACTGCGCAACGATACCCAGCGCGTAGGGAGTGAATAA
- the hflC gene encoding protease modulator HflC → MRKSFVAVIIIVLVVIYTSLFVVHEGERGITLRFGKVLRDDENKPVVYEPGLHFKIPFIETVKTLDARIQTMDNQADRFVTKEKKDLIVDSYIKWRISDFSRYYLATGGGDVSQAEVLLKRKFSDRLRSEIGRLDVKDIVTDSRGRLTLDVRDALNSGSAGTDDEVATPAADDAIASAAARVTQETNGKVPVINPNSMAALGIEVVDVRIKQINLPTEVSEAIYNRMRAEREAVARRHRSQGQEEAEKLRATADYEVTRTLAEAEREGRISRGEGDAEAAKLFADAFSQDPDFYAFIRSLRAYEASFQSNQDIMVLSPDSDFFRYMKTPANSAR, encoded by the coding sequence ATGCGTAAGTCTTTTGTTGCAGTAATTATCATCGTGCTGGTCGTGATCTACACCTCGCTGTTCGTGGTGCATGAGGGCGAGCGCGGCATTACATTACGCTTCGGCAAAGTCCTGCGTGATGATGAAAACAAACCGGTCGTGTATGAGCCAGGTCTGCACTTCAAGATCCCGTTCATTGAAACCGTGAAAACCCTGGATGCCCGTATCCAGACGATGGACAACCAGGCCGATCGCTTTGTGACCAAAGAGAAGAAAGACCTGATCGTTGACTCCTACATCAAGTGGCGTATCAGCGATTTCAGCCGTTACTACCTGGCTACTGGCGGTGGTGATGTTTCTCAGGCAGAAGTGCTGCTGAAACGTAAGTTCAGTGACCGTCTGCGTTCTGAAATTGGTCGTCTGGATGTGAAAGACATCGTGACCGATTCCCGTGGTCGCCTGACGCTGGACGTTCGTGATGCTCTGAACTCCGGTTCTGCGGGCACCGATGATGAAGTCGCTACGCCAGCAGCGGATGATGCGATTGCGTCTGCCGCAGCGCGCGTAACTCAGGAAACCAACGGCAAAGTGCCGGTGATTAACCCGAACAGTATGGCGGCGCTGGGTATTGAAGTGGTGGATGTGCGTATCAAGCAGATCAACCTGCCGACAGAAGTGTCCGAGGCGATTTACAACCGTATGCGCGCAGAGCGTGAAGCGGTTGCCCGTCGCCACCGTTCACAGGGTCAGGAAGAAGCTGAGAAGCTGCGTGCAACCGCAGATTACGAAGTTACCCGTACGCTGGCAGAAGCCGAGCGTGAAGGGCGTATCTCTCGTGGTGAAGGTGATGCGGAAGCCGCGAAGCTGTTTGCTGATGCGTTTAGCCAGGATCCAGACTTCTACGCCTTTATCCGTAGCCTGCGTGCCTATGAAGCCAGCTTCCAGTCTAATCAGGACATTATGGTGCTGAGCCCGGACAGCGACTTCTTCCGTTACATGAAAACACCAGCCAATAGCGCACGCTAA
- a CDS encoding DUF2065 domain-containing protein → MNSTIWLALALVLVLEGLGPMLYPRIWRRMILAMAQLPDTLLRRFGGGLVVAGIVIYYMLSRASS, encoded by the coding sequence ATGAATTCAACAATCTGGCTGGCGCTTGCGCTGGTTTTGGTACTCGAAGGCCTGGGACCGATGCTGTATCCGCGCATCTGGCGGCGAATGATTCTGGCAATGGCGCAATTACCGGACACGCTGTTGCGCCGTTTTGGCGGCGGTCTTGTGGTTGCTGGCATCGTGATCTACTACATGTTGAGTCGCGCCAGTAGCTGA
- a CDS encoding adenylosuccinate synthase has product MGNNVVVLGTQWGDEGKGKIVDLLTERAKYVVRYQGGHNAGHTLVINGEKTVLHLIPSGILRENVTSIIGNGVVLSPAALMKEMKGLEDRGIPVRERLLLSEACPLILDYHVALDVAREKARGAKAIGTTGRGIGPAYEDKVARRGLRVGDLFDKATFADKLKEVMEYHNFQLVNFYKVEAVDYQKVLDDAMAVADILTSMVVDVSDLLDQARKRGDFIMFEGAQGTLLDIDHGTYPYVTSSNTTAGGVATGSGIGPRYVDYVLGIIKAYSTRVGAGPFPTELFDDIGEFLCKQGNEFGATTGRRRRTGWLDAVAVRRAVQINSLSGFCLTKLDVLDGLKEVKICVGYRMPDGREVTTTPMAADDWEGIEPIYEVMPGWSETTFGVKERSGLPQAALNYIKRIEEVTGVPIDIISTGPDRTETMILRDPFDA; this is encoded by the coding sequence ATGGGTAACAACGTCGTCGTACTGGGCACCCAATGGGGTGACGAAGGTAAAGGAAAGATCGTCGATCTTCTGACTGAACGGGCTAAATATGTTGTGCGCTACCAGGGCGGTCACAACGCAGGCCACACTCTCGTAATTAACGGTGAAAAAACCGTTCTTCATCTTATTCCATCAGGCATTCTTCGCGAAAACGTCACCAGCATCATCGGTAACGGCGTTGTGCTGTCTCCAGCTGCGCTGATGAAAGAGATGAAAGGTCTGGAAGACCGCGGTATTCCAGTACGTGAGCGTCTGCTGCTGTCAGAAGCTTGCCCGCTGATCCTTGACTACCATGTCGCGCTGGACGTTGCGCGTGAAAAAGCTCGCGGTGCAAAAGCTATCGGTACTACCGGTCGCGGCATCGGGCCAGCTTACGAAGACAAAGTGGCCCGTCGTGGCCTGCGCGTTGGCGACCTGTTCGACAAAGCCACCTTTGCAGACAAGCTGAAAGAAGTGATGGAATACCATAATTTCCAGCTGGTGAACTTCTACAAAGTTGAAGCCGTTGACTACCAGAAAGTGTTGGACGATGCGATGGCGGTTGCCGACATCCTGACCAGCATGGTTGTGGATGTCTCTGATCTGCTGGATCAGGCGCGTAAACGCGGTGACTTCATCATGTTCGAAGGTGCCCAGGGTACGCTGCTGGACATCGACCACGGTACCTATCCGTACGTAACCTCCTCTAACACCACCGCGGGTGGCGTTGCGACCGGCTCCGGCATTGGTCCGCGCTATGTGGATTACGTTCTGGGTATCATCAAAGCTTACTCCACTCGCGTGGGTGCTGGCCCATTCCCAACTGAACTGTTTGATGACATCGGTGAGTTCCTGTGCAAACAGGGTAACGAATTCGGTGCGACCACCGGTCGCCGTCGTCGTACCGGCTGGCTGGATGCGGTTGCCGTGCGTCGGGCCGTGCAGATCAACTCCTTGTCCGGCTTCTGCCTGACCAAGCTGGACGTCCTGGACGGCCTGAAAGAAGTTAAAATCTGCGTAGGCTACCGTATGCCGGATGGCCGCGAAGTGACCACCACGCCAATGGCTGCGGATGACTGGGAAGGTATCGAACCGATTTATGAAGTGATGCCAGGCTGGTCTGAAACCACTTTCGGCGTGAAAGAGCGCAGCGGTCTGCCGCAGGCAGCGCTGAACTACATCAAACGCATTGAAGAAGTCACCGGCGTACCGATTGATATTATTTCAACCGGCCCGGACCGTACTGAAACCATGATTCTGCGCGATCCGTTCGACGCATAA
- the nsrR gene encoding nitric oxide-sensing transcriptional repressor NsrR, whose amino-acid sequence MQLTSFTDYGLRALIYMASLPEGRMTNISEVTEVYGVSRNHMVKIINQLSRAGYVMAVRGKNGGIRLGKPAETIRIGDVVRELEPLSLVNCSSEFCHITPACRLKQALAEAVQSFLQELDKHTLADLVDQNQPLYKLLLVE is encoded by the coding sequence GTGCAGTTAACGAGTTTTACTGATTACGGTTTACGTGCTTTGATTTATATGGCTTCTCTTCCTGAAGGGAGAATGACCAATATCTCTGAAGTCACAGAGGTGTACGGCGTGTCCCGTAATCACATGGTGAAAATCATCAATCAACTCAGCCGCGCGGGCTATGTCATGGCCGTGCGAGGAAAAAATGGCGGCATTCGTCTTGGTAAGCCTGCGGAAACGATCCGCATTGGCGACGTGGTGCGCGAGCTGGAGCCGCTCTCATTGGTGAACTGTAGCAGTGAGTTTTGTCATATCACCCCCGCCTGCCGACTCAAACAGGCTTTGGCTGAGGCGGTGCAGAGTTTCCTTCAGGAACTGGACAAGCACACGCTGGCCGACCTGGTGGACCAAAACCAACCGCTCTACAAATTACTGCTGGTGGAATAA
- the rnr gene encoding ribonuclease R produces MSKDPFQAREAEKYENPIPSREFILDHLSKREKPASREELAEELKISGEEQLEALRRRLRAMERDGQLVFTRRQCYALPERLDLLKGKVIGHRDGFGFLRVEGSKDDLYLSSEQMKMCMHGDLVLAQPLGADRKGRREARIVRVLEPRTGLIVGRYFTDAGVGFVVPDDSRLSFDILIPPEALMGARMGFVVVVELTQRPTRRTKAIGKIVEVLGDNMDTGMAVDMALRTHEIPHVWPKEVEAQVAKLKEEVPEEAKIGRVDLRDLPLVTIDGEDARDFDDAVFCEKKRGGGWRLWVAIADVSYYVRPPTALDNEARNRGTSVYFPSQVVPMLPEVLSNGLCSLNPQVDRLCMVCEMTISAAGRLTGYKFYEAVMSSHARLTYTKVWHMLQGDQELREQYAPLVKHIEELHNLYKVLEVSRAQRGGISFESEEAKFIFNAERRIERVEQTVRNDAHKLIEECMILANISAARFVEKNNEPALFRDHDRPSNDAITAFRSVLAELGLELPGGQKPEPRDYADLLESIADRPDHEMLQTMLLRSMKQAIYDPENRGHFGLALQSYAHFTSPIRRYPDLSLHRAIKYLLAKEQGHTGNSTESGGWHYSMEEMLQLGQHCSMTERRADEATRDVADWLKCDFMQDQVGQVFNGIIASVTGFGFFVRLDDLFIDGLVHVSTLDNDYYRFDQIGQRLIGESGGQTYRLGDRVEVRVEAVHMDERKIDFALISSSRAPRGEGKTAKDKAKRGGKGGAPSKRRQAGKRVNFEPDNAFRKEKDGAKAKKDKAGKKPKKAKAPSDKTRKIAAATKAKRAAKKQAS; encoded by the coding sequence ATGTCAAAAGATCCTTTCCAGGCACGAGAAGCCGAAAAATACGAAAACCCGATCCCAAGCCGGGAGTTTATTCTCGACCATCTCTCAAAACGTGAAAAACCGGCCAGCCGCGAAGAGCTGGCGGAAGAACTAAAAATCTCCGGTGAAGAACAGCTTGAAGCTTTGCGTCGTCGCCTCCGTGCGATGGAGCGTGATGGCCAACTGGTCTTCACTCGCCGTCAGTGCTACGCGCTGCCGGAACGCCTGGATCTACTGAAAGGTAAAGTGATCGGCCACCGCGACGGGTTTGGTTTCCTGCGCGTTGAAGGGAGTAAAGACGATCTCTATCTTTCATCCGAGCAGATGAAAATGTGCATGCACGGCGATCTGGTGCTGGCGCAGCCGCTCGGCGCGGACCGTAAAGGCCGCCGCGAAGCGCGTATTGTGCGCGTGCTGGAGCCAAGAACCGGGCTGATTGTTGGCCGCTACTTTACCGACGCTGGCGTAGGTTTCGTGGTGCCGGACGACAGCCGTCTGAGCTTCGATATCCTGATCCCGCCGGAAGCGCTAATGGGCGCCCGTATGGGCTTTGTGGTGGTGGTCGAGCTGACCCAGCGTCCAACGCGCCGTACCAAAGCGATAGGTAAGATTGTTGAAGTGCTTGGCGACAACATGGATACCGGTATGGCCGTTGATATGGCGCTGCGTACTCATGAAATTCCGCACGTCTGGCCGAAAGAGGTTGAAGCCCAGGTTGCAAAACTGAAAGAAGAAGTGCCGGAAGAAGCCAAAATCGGCCGCGTTGACCTGCGCGATCTGCCGCTGGTGACCATTGACGGCGAAGATGCGCGTGACTTTGACGATGCCGTATTTTGCGAGAAAAAACGCGGCGGTGGCTGGCGCCTTTGGGTTGCGATTGCCGATGTAAGTTACTACGTTCGTCCTCCTACGGCGCTGGATAACGAAGCCCGCAATCGCGGGACGTCAGTTTACTTCCCGTCGCAGGTAGTACCGATGCTGCCGGAAGTGCTTTCAAACGGCCTGTGTTCGCTGAACCCGCAGGTTGACCGCCTGTGTATGGTGTGTGAGATGACTATCTCCGCAGCGGGGCGTCTGACAGGCTATAAATTCTATGAAGCGGTGATGAGCTCCCATGCGCGCCTGACCTACACCAAGGTCTGGCATATGCTGCAGGGCGATCAGGAACTGCGCGAGCAATACGCACCGCTGGTTAAGCACATCGAAGAGTTGCATAACCTCTACAAAGTGCTGGAAGTTTCTCGTGCCCAGCGCGGCGGGATCTCGTTTGAAAGCGAAGAAGCGAAGTTTATCTTCAACGCCGAGCGCCGCATTGAGCGCGTCGAGCAGACCGTGCGTAACGATGCCCACAAACTTATCGAAGAGTGCATGATCCTCGCTAACATCTCGGCGGCGCGTTTTGTCGAGAAGAATAACGAGCCAGCGCTGTTCCGCGATCACGATCGCCCAAGCAACGATGCGATCACCGCGTTCCGTTCGGTGCTGGCGGAGCTTGGCCTGGAATTGCCTGGCGGGCAAAAACCAGAGCCGCGTGATTACGCCGATCTGCTGGAATCTATAGCCGATCGCCCTGACCACGAAATGCTGCAAACCATGCTGCTGCGCTCAATGAAACAGGCGATTTACGATCCGGAAAACCGCGGGCACTTCGGCCTGGCGCTGCAGTCCTACGCGCACTTTACTTCGCCAATTCGTCGCTACCCGGACTTGTCTTTGCACCGTGCAATTAAATACTTACTGGCAAAAGAGCAGGGGCATACCGGGAACAGCACCGAATCCGGCGGCTGGCACTACAGCATGGAAGAGATGCTGCAGCTGGGTCAGCACTGTTCAATGACCGAACGCCGTGCCGACGAAGCGACTCGCGACGTAGCGGACTGGCTGAAGTGCGACTTCATGCAGGATCAGGTCGGCCAGGTATTCAACGGCATTATTGCCAGCGTAACTGGCTTTGGTTTCTTCGTGCGTCTGGACGATTTGTTTATCGACGGCCTGGTTCACGTCTCGACGCTGGACAACGACTACTACCGCTTTGACCAGATTGGTCAGCGCCTGATTGGCGAATCCGGCGGGCAGACTTATCGTCTGGGCGACCGCGTTGAGGTTCGGGTGGAAGCCGTGCACATGGACGAGCGTAAAATCGACTTCGCGCTGATCTCAAGCTCACGTGCGCCGCGTGGTGAAGGTAAAACTGCAAAAGATAAAGCGAAGCGAGGCGGAAAAGGGGGCGCGCCGTCTAAGCGCCGTCAGGCAGGCAAGCGCGTAAACTTCGAGCCGGACAATGCTTTCCGTAAAGAGAAAGACGGAGCGAAAGCGAAGAAAGACAAGGCCGGAAAGAAACCGAAGAAAGCCAAAGCGCCGTCGGACAAAACCCGTAAAATAGCGGCAGCAACGAAAGCGAAGCGCGCCGCGAAGAAACAGGCGAGCTGA
- the rlmB gene encoding 23S rRNA (guanosine(2251)-2'-O)-methyltransferase RlmB — translation MSEIIYGIHAVQALLERAPQRFQEVFILKGREDKRLLPLIHAIEAQGIPVQVANRQWLDEKAEGAVHQGIIARVKPGRQYQENDLPDLIAEHERPFLLILDGVTDPHNLGACLRSADAAGVHAVIVPKDRSAQLNATAKKVACGAAENVPLIRVTNLARTMRLLQEENVWIVGTAGEADHTLFQSKFTGPMALVMGAEGEGMRRLTREHCDELVSIPMAGTVSSLNVSVATGVCLFEIVRQRG, via the coding sequence ATGAGTGAAATTATTTACGGCATTCACGCCGTCCAGGCCCTGCTTGAACGTGCTCCGCAGCGTTTTCAGGAAGTTTTTATCCTGAAAGGTCGCGAAGACAAGCGCCTGCTGCCGCTGATCCACGCTATTGAAGCGCAAGGGATCCCGGTGCAGGTGGCAAATCGCCAGTGGCTCGACGAGAAAGCCGAAGGCGCGGTACACCAGGGCATCATCGCCCGCGTGAAGCCGGGTCGCCAGTATCAGGAAAACGATCTGCCTGACCTGATCGCCGAACACGAACGTCCGTTCCTGCTGATCCTGGATGGTGTAACCGATCCGCATAACCTGGGTGCCTGCCTGCGTAGCGCAGACGCGGCCGGTGTCCATGCGGTTATCGTCCCGAAGGATCGTTCCGCGCAGCTGAATGCGACGGCGAAAAAAGTTGCCTGTGGCGCAGCGGAGAATGTGCCGCTGATCCGCGTCACCAACCTGGCCCGTACCATGCGTCTGCTGCAGGAAGAGAACGTCTGGATCGTCGGCACCGCCGGTGAAGCGGACCATACTCTGTTCCAGAGCAAATTCACTGGCCCGATGGCGCTGGTAATGGGCGCAGAAGGTGAAGGCATGCGTCGTCTGACTCGTGAGCACTGCGACGAGCTGGTCAGCATTCCAATGGCCGGGACCGTTTCTTCTCTGAACGTGTCCGTTGCCACCGGCGTTTGCCTGTTCGAAATCGTGCGCCAGCGCGGTTAA
- a CDS encoding isovaleryl-CoA dehydrogenase translates to MRWQTHTVFNQPKPLSNSNLFLSDIPLREAVVREGAGWDVELLASIGQQLGSAESLELGRLANINPPELLRFDASGERLDDVRFHPAWHLLMQGLFANRVHNLAWQEDARQGAFVARAARFIQHAQVEAGTLCPITMTFGATPLLLQHLPKTFEAWRKPLLSDRYDAHLLQGEQKRGLLIGMGMTEKQGGSDVLSNTTRAEPLAGRGAGEAYRLVGHKWFFSVPQSDAHLVLAQAKGGLSCFFLPRILPDGQRNAVRLERLKDKLGNCSNASSEVEFCDATAWLIGEEGEGVRHILKMGGFTRFDCALGSHGLMRRALSVALYHSLQRQAFGKTLIEQPMMRQLLGKMALRLEGQTAFLFRLARAWESPGDALQLAYSRLFTPAAKFSICKAGIPFVAEAMEVLGGVGYCEESELPRLYREMPVNSIWEGSGNIMSLDVLRVLARQPAVMEMLSNEFDEVKGQNRHFDRSWRQLQQRLRKPQEERGREITQQLANLACGAQLLKSLSPPAAEAWCRMMLDERGESLLPEQVINDVLLRATGGVA, encoded by the coding sequence ATGCGCTGGCAAACTCACACCGTTTTTAATCAACCCAAACCCCTCAGCAACAGCAATCTTTTTCTTTCAGACATTCCGCTGCGAGAAGCCGTCGTCCGTGAAGGGGCTGGCTGGGATGTTGAACTTCTGGCCAGTATCGGCCAACAGCTGGGTTCTGCCGAATCTCTGGAATTGGGGCGGCTGGCAAACATCAATCCACCGGAGCTGCTGCGGTTCGACGCCAGCGGAGAGCGCCTGGACGACGTTCGCTTTCACCCGGCCTGGCATTTGCTGATGCAAGGCCTGTTTGCTAATCGGGTTCACAACCTGGCCTGGCAAGAAGATGCGCGACAGGGTGCTTTTGTCGCCCGTGCGGCTCGGTTTATCCAACATGCTCAGGTTGAAGCGGGCACGCTTTGCCCAATTACTATGACGTTTGGGGCAACGCCGCTGTTGCTACAACACCTCCCCAAGACATTTGAAGCCTGGCGCAAGCCCTTGCTGAGCGATCGCTATGACGCACATTTGCTGCAGGGTGAACAGAAACGTGGTCTGCTGATTGGTATGGGAATGACTGAGAAGCAGGGGGGCTCTGACGTACTGAGTAACACCACCCGAGCTGAACCGCTGGCGGGCAGAGGGGCCGGTGAGGCTTACCGGCTGGTAGGGCACAAATGGTTTTTCTCCGTGCCGCAAAGCGATGCGCATCTGGTGCTTGCTCAGGCTAAGGGCGGGCTTTCGTGCTTCTTCTTACCGCGTATTCTGCCGGACGGCCAGCGTAACGCCGTTCGTCTTGAGCGGCTCAAGGACAAGCTGGGAAACTGTTCAAACGCCAGCAGTGAAGTCGAGTTCTGTGATGCCACCGCCTGGCTCATTGGTGAGGAAGGTGAGGGCGTGCGCCATATTCTGAAGATGGGTGGATTTACCCGCTTCGACTGTGCGCTGGGCAGCCACGGCTTGATGCGACGTGCGCTATCGGTGGCCTTGTACCACTCGCTTCAGCGGCAGGCCTTTGGCAAGACGTTGATTGAGCAGCCGATGATGCGCCAGTTGCTGGGAAAAATGGCACTGCGGCTTGAAGGCCAGACGGCCTTTCTTTTCCGTCTGGCACGAGCGTGGGAGTCGCCGGGCGATGCTCTACAGCTGGCCTACAGCCGTTTGTTTACCCCGGCCGCGAAATTCAGCATCTGCAAAGCAGGGATCCCTTTTGTGGCCGAAGCGATGGAGGTTCTGGGCGGCGTGGGCTACTGCGAAGAGAGCGAGCTTCCTCGGTTATATCGTGAAATGCCGGTGAACAGCATCTGGGAAGGATCGGGCAATATTATGAGCCTTGATGTGCTGCGCGTGCTCGCCAGGCAGCCTGCGGTAATGGAAATGCTGTCCAACGAGTTTGATGAGGTTAAAGGGCAAAACCGGCATTTCGATCGCAGCTGGCGGCAGCTACAGCAACGTTTGCGAAAACCTCAGGAGGAGAGAGGCAGAGAAATTACGCAGCAACTGGCTAACCTCGCCTGTGGGGCACAACTGCTTAAATCACTCTCACCTCCGGCAGCAGAAGCCTGGTGCCGTATGATGCTGGATGAACGGGGAGAATCGCTTTTGCCCGAGCAGGTCATCAATGATGTGCTGCTGCGGGCAACGGGAGGCGTGGCTTAA
- the yjfN gene encoding DUF1471 family protease activator YjfN → MKRSLALTTLLLSVGLIPTLAQSAEFASADCVTGLNEIGLISVNDIAGSPQDVERMIALKADEQGASWYRIIQMQENSLADSWRAQAILYA, encoded by the coding sequence ATGAAACGATCTCTTGCCTTAACGACACTGCTGTTATCTGTTGGCCTCATTCCGACTCTGGCGCAGTCCGCCGAGTTTGCCAGCGCGGACTGCGTAACGGGCCTCAATGAAATCGGATTAATTTCGGTCAATGACATTGCCGGCAGCCCACAGGACGTTGAACGTATGATCGCGCTGAAAGCTGATGAGCAAGGTGCTTCCTGGTACCGCATTATTCAGATGCAGGAAAACTCTCTGGCCGATAGCTGGCGAGCGCAGGCCATTCTCTACGCGTAA
- the bsmA gene encoding biofilm peroxide resistance protein BsmA, whose translation MIVKKRETIMPRLSVLFLAALLSACSVLQGTPQPAPSPTNYPQEVQRSQTAELTKIGTVTAVVRGSPMDSEAIIKKKAAAAKADYYLIIMNDETVIPGQWYSQAILYRK comes from the coding sequence ATGATCGTCAAGAAACGAGAAACCATCATGCCCCGGCTATCCGTACTATTTTTGGCGGCCTTACTCAGCGCCTGCAGCGTGCTTCAGGGTACGCCGCAGCCAGCACCGTCGCCGACGAATTATCCGCAGGAAGTACAGCGTTCTCAGACTGCGGAATTAACAAAAATAGGCACCGTGACCGCCGTGGTACGTGGCTCTCCGATGGACTCAGAAGCCATTATTAAGAAGAAAGCCGCAGCAGCAAAAGCCGATTATTATCTCATCATTATGAATGATGAGACGGTTATCCCAGGCCAGTGGTATTCACAGGCTATTTTGTATCGAAAATAG
- the yjfP gene encoding esterase, whose product MIEIYNERFADVEVLHAVPAGMEQSPLPTVIFYHGFTSSKLVYSYFAVALAQQGFRVVMPDALDHGARYSGDAHARLQQFWPILKKSIDEFPALYQALINSGGVAEGRLAVGGASMGGMTALGIMARHPEVRCVASLMGSGYFTTLAQTLFPPSAEVREEVIVGLKDYEVSEKLEALSNRPLLLWHGEEDDVVPAVETFRLQQALGANKRDQNLTCVWEAGVKHRITPEALEATSQFFARYL is encoded by the coding sequence ATGATCGAAATTTATAATGAGCGATTCGCCGATGTTGAAGTGTTGCATGCGGTACCTGCCGGAATGGAGCAATCCCCGCTGCCGACGGTGATTTTCTATCACGGGTTCACCTCTTCAAAGCTGGTATATAGCTATTTCGCTGTGGCGCTTGCGCAGCAGGGATTTCGTGTTGTCATGCCGGATGCGCTCGATCATGGCGCTCGCTACAGCGGTGACGCTCATGCTCGCCTGCAGCAGTTCTGGCCAATCTTAAAAAAAAGCATTGATGAATTCCCGGCTCTCTATCAGGCATTAATTAACTCCGGCGGTGTTGCCGAGGGCAGACTTGCCGTGGGAGGGGCTTCTATGGGAGGCATGACGGCACTGGGGATTATGGCGCGGCATCCTGAAGTACGCTGCGTCGCCAGCCTGATGGGATCGGGCTATTTTACAACACTCGCACAGACGCTGTTTCCACCTTCGGCGGAGGTGCGTGAAGAGGTTATCGTTGGCCTGAAGGATTACGAGGTTAGCGAGAAGCTTGAAGCGCTAAGCAACAGGCCGCTGCTGCTCTGGCATGGTGAAGAAGATGATGTGGTGCCCGCCGTTGAAACGTTCAGATTGCAGCAGGCTCTGGGGGCTAACAAGCGGGATCAAAACCTGACTTGTGTATGGGAAGCGGGCGTCAAACATCGTATTACGCCCGAGGCGTTAGAGGCCACAAGCCAGTTTTTTGCTCGATACTTGTAA
- the yjfY gene encoding DUF1471 family protein YjfY → MKNIVIALAAVLLFSANAAAAIKIDARQARNMDDVQSLGVIYINHNFATVSEAESAIQQDADQHNAKFYHTIIMREPGSNGNMHVSADIYR, encoded by the coding sequence ATGAAAAATATCGTTATTGCCCTTGCCGCTGTACTGCTCTTTAGCGCCAATGCGGCTGCAGCTATAAAAATCGACGCCCGCCAGGCCAGAAATATGGACGATGTTCAGAGCCTGGGCGTTATTTACATCAACCACAACTTCGCCACCGTATCTGAAGCGGAATCAGCCATTCAACAGGATGCTGACCAGCACAACGCGAAGTTTTATCACACGATAATCATGAGAGAACCGGGCAGCAACGGCAATATGCACGTCAGCGCTGACATCTACCGGTAG